A window from Enterocloster bolteae encodes these proteins:
- a CDS encoding (Fe-S)-binding protein: MDRKAKIKDGDKCIHCHLCQKHCSFLTKYGVDIGDTAKLRALAYHCFLCGKCSEVCPIGIDGRGIILDMRRAQVEESGGKCREKGYSILLSEKKNYIFRNMRHMTGKSVLFPGCNFPSFYPKTTRKLIKVLKDEADMGVLFDCCGKPVSELGLEEQEEKIIRRINERLHVSGIQEIVMLCPNCYYFLKDKLEIQVLSIYEKLSQLGIGRKVEGEGRLFLPCPDREEQQWVSWLNPFFQQEPEIIKGTQCCGLGGCAGGKEPDLARDMACHVAEEGYKKVYTYCASCAGNLTRNGCKGVSHLLTEILDFHEQPDVARSMINRMMTKFW; this comes from the coding sequence ATGGACAGGAAAGCTAAGATAAAGGATGGGGATAAATGCATACACTGCCATCTCTGTCAAAAACACTGCTCATTTCTGACAAAGTATGGGGTGGATATCGGTGATACGGCTAAGCTGAGAGCGCTCGCATACCATTGTTTCCTATGCGGAAAGTGTTCAGAGGTTTGCCCCATCGGGATTGATGGCCGCGGTATTATCTTGGACATGAGGCGAGCGCAAGTAGAAGAGAGTGGGGGGAAGTGCCGGGAAAAAGGATATTCCATACTGTTGTCAGAAAAGAAAAATTATATATTTCGGAATATGCGTCATATGACAGGTAAGAGCGTACTATTTCCAGGGTGTAATTTTCCATCTTTTTATCCGAAGACGACCAGGAAATTAATCAAAGTATTGAAGGATGAGGCAGATATGGGTGTGTTGTTTGACTGCTGTGGCAAACCGGTCTCTGAGCTTGGACTGGAAGAACAAGAAGAGAAGATTATCAGGCGGATCAATGAAAGACTTCATGTATCAGGCATACAAGAAATCGTTATGCTCTGTCCAAATTGCTATTATTTCCTAAAGGATAAGTTGGAAATACAGGTTCTTAGTATTTATGAGAAATTATCACAGCTTGGAATCGGTCGGAAGGTTGAGGGCGAGGGAAGGCTGTTTCTGCCATGTCCAGACAGGGAGGAACAGCAGTGGGTGTCCTGGCTGAACCCGTTCTTTCAGCAGGAACCTGAAATTATAAAAGGAACACAGTGTTGTGGATTGGGAGGATGCGCGGGAGGAAAGGAACCAGACCTGGCCAGAGATATGGCATGCCATGTGGCAGAAGAAGGATATAAAAAAGTCTACACATATTGCGCGTCCTGTGCGGGGAACCTTACACGCAATGGTTGTAAGGGGGTCTCGCACCTTCTGACAGAAATCCTGGATTTCCACGAACAGCCAGATGTGGCAAGGTCGATGATAAACAGGATGATGACAAAATTTTGGTAA
- a CDS encoding C-GCAxxG-C-C family protein — translation MTEEEIKDLFMQGIDCSQVVAGRFADELGIEESLLRKMSACFGGGMQCGETCGAVTGALMVIGLRYGHSENNDSKQKEIMGEKTSEFKRLFADRYKSCMCRELLGYDISKAGEMEQVLEQGLLFDFCPCVVRDVIEILEKMV, via the coding sequence ATGACAGAAGAGGAAATAAAAGACTTATTTATGCAGGGGATTGATTGTTCGCAGGTAGTAGCAGGCCGATTTGCGGATGAATTGGGGATAGAAGAAAGCCTCCTCAGAAAGATGTCTGCCTGTTTTGGAGGTGGAATGCAGTGTGGTGAAACATGTGGTGCAGTGACCGGTGCATTGATGGTAATTGGTCTCAGATATGGACATAGTGAGAATAACGATTCGAAGCAGAAAGAGATCATGGGTGAAAAGACTTCAGAGTTCAAGCGTCTGTTTGCCGATAGGTACAAATCCTGCATGTGCAGAGAGTTGTTAGGGTATGACATTTCGAAGGCAGGTGAGATGGAACAAGTGTTGGAACAAGGACTGCTGTTTGATTTCTGTCCATGTGTTGTGAGGGATGTAATAGAAATCCTGGAGAAGATGGTGTAG
- a CDS encoding YdjY domain-containing protein codes for MKLKRLTAIMVATAMVFSLAACGGKSNTVESKAEEKAAVETMTVDKDKKEIIMLCEVNGTYFTEPTRHGIVYKGGSNGEKAVLRGLADEKEFYQALLDIGAKAGDNLTAADMKAGPDNGKAVEGDKLDVFVKWEGQEEIPYQDIIKCTEDYTMDLRFGGNIESAKENNTGCVLCLDSCATGIVSDAAWPTGTTQNDIAKFYGDKDVLPEDGTQVTVIFRLAK; via the coding sequence ATGAAATTGAAGAGGTTAACAGCAATTATGGTAGCAACCGCAATGGTGTTTTCACTTGCAGCCTGTGGAGGAAAGAGCAATACGGTTGAAAGTAAGGCCGAGGAGAAGGCGGCAGTGGAAACCATGACGGTTGATAAAGACAAGAAAGAAATCATCATGCTTTGTGAAGTAAATGGTACATATTTTACAGAACCAACGAGACATGGTATTGTATATAAGGGTGGTTCCAACGGAGAAAAGGCAGTGCTTAGGGGGCTGGCTGATGAGAAGGAATTTTATCAGGCATTGCTTGATATTGGAGCCAAAGCCGGTGATAACTTAACCGCAGCAGATATGAAAGCAGGACCAGATAATGGAAAAGCTGTGGAAGGTGATAAGCTTGATGTCTTTGTGAAATGGGAGGGACAGGAAGAAATCCCATACCAGGATATTATTAAATGCACAGAAGACTATACCATGGATTTGCGGTTTGGAGGAAATATTGAGAGTGCCAAAGAAAATAATACAGGATGTGTGCTCTGTCTGGACAGTTGTGCAACTGGAATTGTTAGCGATGCAGCATGGCCCACAGGAACCACACAGAATGATATTGCCAAGTTCTACGGGGATAAGGATGTGCTGCCAGAGGATGGCACCCAGGTAACTGTTATTTTCCGTCTGGCAAAATAG
- a CDS encoding TVP38/TMEM64 family protein, whose translation MEKKKSRKIGKYLVIALIVLGMLVYFFVPPVNATMNNILKMFVSGDFTVVRQFVESYGAYAALVSFLLMILQSIAAPLPAFLLTFANANLFGWWKGAILSWSSAMAGAAVCFYIARLLGRDAVEKLTSRTSLKQIDEFFEKHGRLSILIARLLPFISFDIVSYAAGLTSMSFGSFFIATGIGQLPATIIYSYVGGMLTGGAKMFVTALLLLFALSALIVLFRQLYVEKQKQKNSDKSVDITDNI comes from the coding sequence ATGGAAAAGAAAAAATCAAGGAAGATTGGGAAATATCTTGTTATAGCTCTAATTGTGTTGGGTATGCTGGTATATTTTTTTGTTCCACCTGTTAATGCTACAATGAATAATATTCTAAAAATGTTTGTGAGCGGGGATTTTACCGTGGTACGGCAGTTTGTCGAATCGTATGGTGCTTATGCAGCGCTGGTGTCTTTTCTGCTGATGATACTGCAGTCCATAGCAGCGCCGTTACCTGCGTTTCTGCTTACATTTGCAAATGCTAATCTGTTTGGATGGTGGAAAGGAGCTATTTTATCGTGGTCCAGCGCCATGGCAGGTGCGGCAGTATGCTTCTATATCGCCAGGCTATTGGGACGTGATGCAGTGGAGAAGCTAACCAGCAGGACCAGTTTGAAGCAGATTGATGAGTTTTTTGAAAAACATGGACGTCTCAGCATACTCATTGCAAGGCTGCTGCCATTCATTTCCTTTGATATTGTAAGCTATGCAGCAGGTCTGACATCCATGTCCTTTGGCAGCTTTTTTATTGCTACTGGTATTGGACAACTTCCAGCCACCATTATTTACTCATATGTTGGTGGCATGCTGACTGGTGGCGCTAAGATGTTTGTCACAGCACTTCTTCTGTTGTTTGCGTTGTCAGCACTCATCGTTTTGTTTAGGCAGTTATATGTAGAGAAACAAAAGCAAAAGAATTCAGATAAATCTGTGGATATTACAGATAATATCTAA
- a CDS encoding phosphoadenosine phosphosulfate reductase family protein, whose product MSLRMYGRPLIVTDSGGKDSAVCREIVRRAGIPFELHHNLTTADAPQTIYYIRQIFREYESKGIPCSIHYPYYKGQRVSMWSLIPMKRFPPTRLQRYCCEILKENSCQDRFITTGVRWAESQKRRNNRGVFENYTRDRNKKIILNNDNVDERMLFETCTIKGKRICNPIVDWLDRDIWDYIQSERIPVNPLYEWGFHRVGCIGCPMAAKNRWTEFRIFPSYQRAYLRAFGVMLTYIQEQGIATRWKDAGDVFAWWMEDKNTKGQISLSDLELWRAENGE is encoded by the coding sequence ATGTCGTTGCGGATGTATGGCCGTCCCTTAATCGTTACGGATAGTGGAGGGAAAGACAGTGCTGTTTGCAGGGAGATTGTGAGGAGAGCCGGTATACCCTTTGAGCTTCACCATAATCTGACTACTGCCGACGCACCACAGACAATTTATTATATACGGCAGATATTCAGGGAATACGAAAGCAAGGGAATCCCATGCAGCATTCACTATCCGTATTATAAGGGCCAGCGGGTATCCATGTGGTCTCTGATTCCGATGAAACGGTTCCCACCCACAAGGCTGCAGCGTTATTGTTGTGAGATCCTCAAGGAAAATTCCTGTCAGGACCGGTTCATTACGACCGGGGTGCGATGGGCAGAAAGCCAGAAGCGGAGGAATAACCGTGGTGTTTTTGAGAATTACACAAGGGATAGGAACAAGAAAATCATTCTCAACAATGACAACGTCGATGAGCGTATGTTATTTGAGACATGCACCATAAAAGGAAAACGGATTTGCAATCCTATTGTAGACTGGCTGGATCGGGATATATGGGACTATATCCAGTCCGAGCGTATCCCGGTAAACCCGCTGTATGAATGGGGATTTCACCGGGTGGGGTGCATTGGCTGCCCCATGGCGGCAAAGAACCGTTGGACCGAATTTCGCATTTTTCCCAGCTACCAAAGGGCCTATCTACGGGCATTCGGCGTGATGCTGACCTATATCCAGGAGCAGGGGATAGCAACCCGATGGAAGGATGCAGGGGATGTCTTTGCCTGGTGGATGGAGGATAAGAACACGAAAGGACAAATCAGTCTGTCCGACCTGGAGCTGTGGAGGGCAGAGAATGGGGAGTGA
- a CDS encoding transporter substrate-binding domain-containing protein — MKNKKITALIISAALAAVSMAGCTGQSPETAGSAKTTQTSQSEEAKTDDSGNDTKQAESRTVIVGTAGTGEPYSMVDDKGNWTGAEADLWAEIEARTGWTIEMKQVSDMASLFGELNTGRVDVAANCFAITEARLKTYIASDPIYADAQVIIVQPDSEYQTLDDLRGHTIGVTAGQAAQTTVENMAPDYDWKIVTYEDSNAGFQDCSLGRIDCYANTVTNIEKAEKAQNLEFRMLDQKLFGNNVGWWFADTEEGTGLRDEVNVVLKEMHEDGTVSEIITKWFYEDLSQLISDEWLTATH; from the coding sequence ATGAAAAACAAAAAGATAACCGCTCTTATTATCTCGGCAGCTCTGGCAGCTGTTTCCATGGCAGGTTGTACAGGACAGAGCCCGGAGACTGCCGGCTCTGCAAAAACCACACAGACAAGCCAATCCGAAGAAGCTAAGACTGACGATTCCGGCAATGACACGAAACAGGCTGAAAGCCGCACTGTCATTGTGGGAACTGCCGGTACCGGCGAACCTTATTCCATGGTTGACGACAAAGGGAACTGGACAGGAGCCGAAGCTGACCTGTGGGCTGAAATAGAAGCCCGCACCGGATGGACCATCGAGATGAAACAGGTTTCAGATATGGCCTCCCTGTTTGGAGAGCTGAACACTGGTCGTGTGGACGTGGCTGCAAACTGCTTTGCCATTACCGAAGCCCGTCTGAAAACATATATCGCATCTGACCCAATCTACGCGGATGCGCAAGTCATCATAGTCCAGCCAGACAGCGAATATCAAACACTGGATGATTTACGCGGACATACCATCGGTGTGACAGCCGGACAGGCTGCCCAGACAACCGTTGAGAACATGGCTCCGGATTATGATTGGAAAATTGTAACTTATGAGGATTCAAATGCAGGCTTTCAGGATTGTTCCCTGGGGCGCATAGACTGTTATGCCAATACGGTCACCAACATTGAAAAAGCAGAAAAGGCCCAGAACCTGGAATTTCGTATGTTGGACCAAAAGCTGTTTGGAAACAACGTAGGCTGGTGGTTTGCTGACACTGAGGAGGGAACAGGACTCAGGGATGAAGTCAATGTGGTATTAAAGGAAATGCATGAGGACGGAACTGTTTCTGAAATCATCACGAAATGGTTTTATGAGGATTTATCCCAGCTTATTAGCGACGAGTGGTTGACGGCAACCCACTAA
- the arsS gene encoding arsenosugar biosynthesis radical SAM (seleno)protein ArsS (Some members of this family are selenoproteins.), whose product MEHIQAFESRIEERFQYTENNLDVLQVNVGKLCNLSCKHCHVEAGPNRKEIMRREVMEACLSVCREQKVKTADITGGAPEMNPHFEWFVEEICKACSHVIVRSNLVILTEEGYRHLPKFFADHKIEVVCSLPYYQAKVMDRVRGDGSFDKAIRVIQELNSLGYGREDDLVLNMVYNPSGAFFPPVQRAMEKEYKAKLLGDYGIVFNHLFTITNNPTGRFFYFLQNSCNLNSYMRKLCGSFNQATVEGLMCRYQVSVGYDGRIYDCDFNQASDLPVSTSETIFDLVGKPYRARKICFGNHCYGCTAGQGSSCGGATEA is encoded by the coding sequence ATGGAGCATATACAGGCGTTTGAAAGCCGGATAGAGGAACGTTTCCAGTATACGGAAAATAATTTGGACGTGCTTCAGGTCAATGTGGGGAAGTTATGTAATTTATCATGTAAGCACTGCCATGTAGAAGCAGGTCCAAACCGTAAGGAAATCATGAGGCGTGAGGTAATGGAGGCATGTCTGTCGGTCTGCAGGGAACAAAAGGTCAAGACTGCGGATATTACAGGTGGAGCACCGGAAATGAATCCTCATTTTGAGTGGTTTGTGGAAGAAATCTGCAAAGCGTGCAGCCATGTTATTGTACGTAGTAATCTTGTAATACTGACAGAAGAAGGATATAGACATCTACCGAAGTTTTTTGCAGATCATAAGATAGAGGTGGTCTGTTCCCTGCCTTATTACCAGGCCAAGGTTATGGACCGTGTAAGAGGAGACGGAAGTTTTGACAAGGCAATCAGAGTTATTCAGGAATTAAATTCATTGGGATATGGACGGGAAGACGACCTGGTTTTGAACATGGTCTATAATCCATCAGGGGCATTTTTTCCTCCGGTTCAGAGGGCTATGGAGAAAGAATATAAAGCCAAGCTGCTAGGAGATTATGGAATCGTATTTAATCATCTGTTCACAATAACAAACAATCCTACTGGGCGATTTTTTTATTTTCTTCAGAATAGCTGTAATTTAAATAGTTATATGAGGAAGCTGTGCGGCTCTTTTAACCAGGCAACTGTTGAAGGTCTTATGTGCCGTTACCAGGTTTCCGTAGGTTATGACGGAAGGATTTATGACTGTGATTTCAACCAGGCATCAGACTTGCCTGTTTCAACGAGTGAGACAATCTTCGATTTGGTTGGAAAGCCTTATAGAGCAAGGAAAATATGCTTTGGTAATCATTGCTACGGATGTACGGCCGGTCAAGGTTCTAGCTGTGGAGGAGCAACTGAAGCGTAA
- a CDS encoding DNA adenine methylase, producing MNSIISWIGGKKALRELIYQRFPLSYGRYIEVFGGGGWVLFGKPRDRMEVYNDYNSDLTNLFRCVRDRPLALIQELGFFPLNGREEFDYLKRFLNREEFMAPGLWYQDEGHLAEQCLTPEACGEIRPILEERAGMYDVKRAACFYQLIRYSYGSGCISYGCQPFDIRRTFGLLWEGSRRLAGTVVENKDFEALIRQYDREDAFFYCDPPYYKTEGHYEVVFRREDHVRLRDALGGIQGKWLLSYNDCAYIRELYEGYRIETVKRLNNLAQRYNQGEEYAEVFISNYDTACRSRELPEQMELSDVYGFYP from the coding sequence TTGAACAGCATCATCAGCTGGATTGGAGGGAAGAAGGCCCTCAGGGAATTGATTTATCAGCGTTTTCCCTTATCCTATGGACGTTATATCGAGGTCTTTGGCGGGGGAGGCTGGGTCCTGTTCGGAAAGCCGCGGGATAGGATGGAAGTATACAATGATTATAACTCGGACCTGACCAACCTGTTCCGGTGTGTGCGGGACAGGCCGTTGGCATTGATTCAGGAATTAGGATTCTTTCCGTTGAATGGAAGGGAAGAGTTCGACTATCTGAAAAGATTCCTGAATCGGGAGGAATTCATGGCTCCAGGTCTGTGGTATCAGGATGAGGGACATCTGGCAGAACAATGTCTGACACCAGAGGCGTGTGGGGAAATCCGGCCTATTCTGGAGGAACGCGCAGGGATGTATGATGTAAAACGGGCTGCCTGTTTTTATCAGCTTATTCGGTACAGCTACGGAAGCGGATGTATTTCCTATGGGTGCCAGCCCTTCGATATACGCAGGACATTTGGGCTGCTCTGGGAGGGAAGCAGGAGGCTGGCCGGTACTGTGGTGGAAAACAAGGATTTTGAGGCACTTATACGGCAGTATGACCGGGAGGATGCCTTTTTTTATTGCGACCCGCCTTATTACAAAACGGAAGGGCATTACGAAGTGGTGTTCCGCCGGGAGGACCATGTACGGCTCCGTGACGCGCTTGGGGGAATCCAGGGAAAATGGTTGTTATCCTATAATGACTGTGCCTATATCCGTGAACTGTATGAAGGATATCGAATTGAGACTGTTAAACGGCTGAATAACCTGGCACAGCGGTACAACCAGGGGGAGGAGTATGCGGAGGTGTTCATATCAAACTATGATACAGCATGTAGGAGCAGGGAATTGCCGGAACAGATGGAACTGTCGGATGTATACGGATTTTATCCGTAA
- a CDS encoding type II toxin-antitoxin system Phd/YefM family antitoxin, translating into MNDVINVRKTNEISDICHKSQEPIFVTKNGYGALVLMSIEAYESLITDTQIDAAIAEAETEMEGGDILMDAREALSGLRRKYAK; encoded by the coding sequence TTGAATGATGTTATAAATGTAAGGAAAACGAATGAAATTTCAGATATCTGCCATAAAAGCCAGGAACCGATTTTTGTAACAAAAAATGGCTATGGGGCTCTTGTTTTGATGAGCATTGAAGCGTATGAGAGTCTGATAACTGATACACAGATTGATGCTGCGATTGCAGAAGCGGAGACAGAAATGGAAGGTGGGGACATCCTTATGGATGCCAGGGAGGCATTGAGCGGATTGAGGAGAAAGTATGCAAAATAA
- a CDS encoding amino acid ABC transporter permease has product MKFNWSYFFQTLPYIASKLNVTLTLTIISAVFSLVIGMVFAIISYYKVKGVSQVLKIWISFVRGTPVAAQLFFFYYGLANLSSLILNMSPTVAVAVIMSLNMGAFVSESIRGALISVDEGQREAAMAFGMTGFQMTIRIVIPQAIRVALPPLFNDLINLFKMSSLAFLVGVRDVMGAAKIEGANTFQFFECYACVMLIYWVITLILTAIQKVLEKRCNAIF; this is encoded by the coding sequence ATGAAATTTAACTGGAGCTATTTCTTTCAAACACTTCCCTATATTGCGAGTAAGCTAAATGTGACTCTGACCCTGACCATTATCAGTGCTGTGTTCTCCCTTGTCATCGGAATGGTCTTTGCCATCATCAGCTATTACAAAGTTAAGGGTGTGAGCCAGGTCTTAAAAATCTGGATATCCTTTGTCCGCGGTACACCGGTTGCCGCCCAGCTGTTCTTTTTCTATTACGGTCTGGCTAACCTGAGTTCCCTGATTCTTAATATGTCTCCCACCGTGGCTGTTGCGGTCATCATGAGTCTGAATATGGGGGCATTTGTTTCAGAATCCATACGCGGAGCATTGATTTCCGTGGATGAGGGGCAAAGAGAAGCAGCCATGGCCTTTGGCATGACAGGTTTCCAAATGACAATCAGAATCGTCATACCTCAGGCAATCCGCGTTGCACTTCCTCCTCTATTCAATGACTTGATCAATCTTTTTAAAATGTCTTCCCTGGCATTTCTGGTTGGAGTCAGGGACGTGATGGGGGCTGCCAAAATCGAAGGTGCCAACACCTTCCAGTTCTTTGAGTGCTATGCCTGCGTCATGCTGATTTACTGGGTTATAACACTGATTCTCACTGCTATCCAGAAAGTATTGGAAAAACGGTGCAATGCTATATTTTAG
- a CDS encoding amino acid ABC transporter ATP-binding protein, with product MVTVENLSKTFGTDTEVLKDINLNIRKNEIVAILGPSGTGKSTLLRCLNFLCVPTTGIIQIGNARVNAASYTSKEVRNLRRQSAMVFQGYNLFKNKTALENVMEALVTVQNRPKAEAEETSLRLLEKVGMLDRKDFYPAKMSGGQQQRVAIARALAVNPDVLLFDEPTSALDPELVGEVLNTIRQLAEEDSTMVLVTHEIKFARNVATRILFMDNGMIAADGSPEEIIDNPENPRLRQFLNFVSK from the coding sequence ATGGTTACAGTAGAAAATCTGTCCAAAACATTCGGAACTGATACGGAAGTTCTAAAGGACATTAATCTGAATATAAGGAAAAATGAAATCGTGGCCATCCTGGGGCCATCGGGCACCGGAAAATCAACCCTGCTGCGCTGCCTGAACTTTCTGTGTGTCCCCACCACGGGAATTATTCAGATCGGCAATGCGCGGGTGAACGCGGCCAGTTATACTTCTAAGGAAGTACGGAACCTGCGACGCCAGTCTGCTATGGTATTCCAGGGTTATAATCTGTTCAAAAATAAAACAGCCCTGGAAAATGTAATGGAAGCTCTCGTAACAGTGCAGAACAGACCAAAGGCGGAAGCAGAGGAAACTTCCTTACGGCTTTTAGAGAAGGTGGGCATGCTGGACCGCAAAGATTTTTACCCGGCCAAGATGTCGGGGGGACAGCAGCAGCGTGTAGCCATTGCCAGGGCCCTGGCTGTTAATCCGGACGTTCTGCTTTTTGACGAACCCACTTCCGCCCTGGACCCTGAACTTGTAGGAGAAGTACTGAATACCATTCGTCAACTGGCCGAGGAAGATTCCACCATGGTTCTGGTCACCCACGAAATCAAATTCGCAAGAAACGTTGCTACCCGTATACTGTTCATGGACAATGGAATGATTGCCGCTGACGGTTCTCCCGAGGAAATCATTGATAATCCCGAAAATCCAAGGCTGCGCCAGTTCTTAAATTTCGTAAGCAAATAA
- a CDS encoding TVP38/TMEM64 family protein produces the protein MKTVFHTYKKLILFIGMIAAILVCNHIFGWSAVLSGTGSLNLLRRMAEENLVNAIFLYTVITVVGCVALTLPGVTFAILAGLLFGPVLGTICCSLATMIGAMAAFLAGRFFLKDSIKPVVMKNRYLKKWLFDEAGKNELFVLMITRLVPLFPYNLQNFAYGVTDIPFSTYSIFSLIFMLPGTAMYTIGTSGLADKENRVLYISIAVILAVIVMGMGMFFKKKYVVQSERMEEINGQES, from the coding sequence ATGAAGACAGTGTTTCATACATATAAAAAGCTTATTCTATTCATAGGAATGATAGCGGCCATATTAGTCTGCAATCATATATTTGGTTGGTCGGCCGTGTTAAGTGGAACAGGAAGTTTAAATCTTCTAAGGCGGATGGCAGAAGAAAATCTGGTGAATGCAATTTTCCTGTACACCGTGATCACTGTTGTGGGTTGCGTGGCGTTAACTCTTCCGGGGGTCACCTTTGCTATTCTGGCAGGATTGCTTTTCGGACCGGTATTGGGGACAATCTGTTGTTCCCTTGCTACCATGATAGGTGCCATGGCAGCGTTTCTGGCAGGCAGATTCTTCCTGAAGGATAGTATTAAACCGGTAGTTATGAAAAACCGATACCTTAAAAAGTGGCTTTTCGATGAAGCTGGTAAGAATGAATTATTTGTATTGATGATTACCAGGCTTGTACCGCTGTTTCCCTATAATCTCCAAAATTTTGCGTATGGTGTTACGGATATTCCTTTCAGCACCTACTCCATATTCTCACTGATTTTTATGCTGCCGGGTACAGCCATGTACACCATCGGAACTTCAGGATTAGCGGATAAGGAGAACAGGGTACTTTATATCAGCATTGCAGTCATACTGGCAGTAATAGTCATGGGTATGGGAATGTTCTTCAAGAAAAAGTATGTGGTACAGTCAGAGCGGATGGAGGAAATCAATGGACAGGAAAGCTAA
- a CDS encoding DUF5131 family protein, translating to MSTWNPWHGCKKISPGCTNCYVYRRDAEFGKDSSVVTRTSNFDMPVKCNRKGDYKLQSDGERVYTCMTSDFFLDEADGWRAEAWDIIRRRSDLNFVIITKRIHRFEVGLPGDWGSGYENVTICCTCENQNRADYRLPVFLELPIKHRTVIHEPMLEQIDIRKYLATGKIEGVTCGGESGPDARVCDFAWILDSMEQCVEYDVPFWFKQTGAKFKKGNKVYLIDRKAQMSQAQKAGINYKC from the coding sequence ATGTCAACCTGGAATCCATGGCATGGATGTAAAAAAATCAGTCCAGGCTGTACGAATTGCTATGTTTATCGGAGAGATGCTGAATTTGGTAAGGATAGCAGTGTTGTAACCCGTACTTCTAACTTTGATATGCCGGTTAAATGTAACCGCAAGGGTGACTACAAGCTGCAGTCGGATGGTGAGAGGGTGTATACCTGCATGACCTCTGATTTTTTTCTGGATGAGGCAGATGGATGGCGTGCGGAAGCATGGGATATCATTCGTAGGCGCAGCGATCTGAATTTTGTTATTATTACCAAACGCATTCACCGGTTTGAGGTTGGATTACCGGGGGACTGGGGAAGCGGATATGAGAATGTGACCATCTGCTGTACCTGTGAGAACCAGAATCGGGCCGACTACCGCCTTCCCGTTTTTCTGGAATTGCCAATCAAACACCGGACTGTAATTCATGAGCCAATGCTGGAACAAATCGATATCCGGAAATATTTGGCTACAGGGAAGATAGAAGGGGTTACATGCGGCGGAGAGTCCGGGCCGGACGCAAGGGTCTGCGACTTCGCCTGGATACTTGATTCTATGGAGCAATGTGTGGAATATGATGTGCCCTTCTGGTTTAAGCAGACAGGGGCAAAGTTCAAGAAGGGGAATAAGGTGTATTTGATAGACCGGAAGGCCCAGATGAGCCAGGCGCAGAAGGCCGGGATAAATTATAAATGCTAA
- a CDS encoding GNAT family N-acetyltransferase has translation MVRLFEFQDLDKIMDIWLQGNLEAHSFIDAEYWKKNFDSVKSVLPNAEVYVYEEDGEILGFIGMDAEYIAGIFVAAGHKGQGIGHQLIETVKKKKRLSLHVFDKNTGAMAFYLKEGFTVRERMTEKETGESECLMVYESGE, from the coding sequence ATGGTTCGATTATTTGAATTTCAGGATTTAGACAAGATTATGGATATATGGCTTCAGGGAAATCTGGAAGCCCATTCTTTTATAGACGCCGAGTATTGGAAGAAGAATTTTGATTCCGTAAAATCGGTACTGCCCAATGCAGAGGTATATGTGTACGAGGAGGATGGAGAAATTCTGGGATTCATCGGAATGGACGCGGAATATATTGCCGGTATTTTTGTAGCGGCAGGACATAAGGGACAGGGAATTGGCCATCAGCTAATTGAAACGGTGAAAAAGAAGAAACGGTTGTCCCTGCATGTGTTCGATAAGAATACAGGGGCAATGGCCTTTTACCTGAAAGAAGGGTTCACGGTCCGGGAGAGAATGACAGAAAAAGAAACTGGGGAGAGTGAATGCCTAATGGTCTATGAGAGCGGGGAATAG
- a CDS encoding arsenosugar biosynthesis-associated peroxidase-like protein, whose translation MDTYYNLEDLEKFASIGEESPRLAEKFFDYYNSVFEEGALTAREKSLIALAVAHTVQCPYCIDAYTNDCLNKGVSQDQMLEAIHVAAAIRGGASLVHGVQMKNIIKKLEL comes from the coding sequence ATGGACACTTACTATAATCTGGAAGATTTGGAAAAGTTTGCTTCTATCGGTGAGGAATCACCAAGGTTGGCAGAAAAGTTTTTTGATTACTATAATTCGGTGTTTGAAGAGGGGGCTCTTACAGCAAGGGAGAAATCATTGATTGCGTTGGCAGTGGCCCATACTGTGCAGTGTCCGTATTGCATCGATGCATATACCAATGACTGTCTGAACAAAGGTGTAAGTCAGGACCAGATGCTGGAAGCGATCCATGTGGCTGCGGCTATCAGGGGAGGTGCGTCATTGGTGCACGGTGTACAGATGAAGAATATTATAAAGAAATTGGAGTTATAA